One part of the Arachidicoccus terrestris genome encodes these proteins:
- a CDS encoding SusD/RagB family nutrient-binding outer membrane lipoprotein, producing MKYLMIISALCLVMASVSCKKFSDFQNNPNLPTVADPSSLLPSIEADAFANISADADLASRYLVYTQSKAASQYYSWTRSGFNYEAITQVVKMQQEARRTGKTNYIYLGKFFRAYYMIGMTMAFGDIPYSQMMQSIEGGKFDAGAVKPVYDTQEQIFEGVLKELKIAADSLSEAGGGIAGDIIYGGNITNWKKLINSYTLRVLMSLSKKTTVGSVQISQRFKEIIESPEKYPIFQSNEDNGALPYYALAANRYPYFNDNSMKTDYYLDSSFVRILQQLKDPRLFVYGRPTPNAAGSNMPPDDFDAYGGLRGSATLDYNTSKKGKGTASQINKRYAYDSINEVSLLMGYSEVEFLMAEAAARKWINGDPGAYYRKGIEAAMNFSMYETTSISGISYTQQDIARYLAQPSLLLQPGKEIEQIITQKYISMFMQCGWWPFYEQRRTGFPDFDVAGGGVTNMVNGKPAVALRWNYPTDEYTNNDENLELAVRRQYTNGDVINGKMWLLK from the coding sequence ATGAAATATTTAATGATTATAAGTGCGCTCTGCCTGGTCATGGCAAGCGTATCTTGCAAGAAATTCAGTGATTTTCAAAATAACCCTAATCTGCCTACGGTAGCCGATCCTTCTTCGCTGCTCCCTTCCATTGAGGCTGATGCATTCGCTAACATCTCAGCAGATGCAGATCTGGCCAGCAGGTACCTGGTGTACACGCAGTCGAAGGCTGCTTCTCAATATTATAGCTGGACTCGCAGCGGCTTTAACTATGAGGCCATTACCCAGGTCGTCAAAATGCAACAGGAAGCCAGGAGAACAGGCAAAACCAATTATATCTATCTGGGTAAGTTCTTCAGGGCGTATTATATGATTGGTATGACAATGGCTTTTGGTGATATTCCTTATTCCCAGATGATGCAGTCCATCGAGGGCGGTAAATTTGACGCCGGTGCGGTAAAACCTGTCTATGACACACAGGAACAAATCTTTGAAGGTGTTTTGAAAGAGCTGAAAATCGCCGCCGACTCACTTTCTGAAGCAGGTGGTGGTATCGCTGGCGATATTATCTACGGTGGCAATATTACAAACTGGAAAAAACTCATCAACTCCTATACACTGCGTGTATTAATGAGCCTTTCAAAAAAAACAACCGTTGGCTCGGTTCAAATCTCGCAGCGATTTAAAGAGATCATTGAGTCTCCGGAGAAATACCCCATTTTTCAATCCAATGAAGACAATGGCGCATTGCCTTATTATGCATTAGCAGCAAACCGGTATCCTTATTTCAACGATAACAGTATGAAGACCGACTATTATTTAGACAGCAGCTTTGTGCGTATCCTGCAGCAACTAAAAGATCCGAGGCTCTTTGTTTATGGAAGGCCCACGCCGAATGCAGCCGGTTCCAATATGCCGCCCGACGATTTCGATGCCTATGGGGGACTTAGGGGGAGTGCCACACTTGATTACAATACAAGTAAAAAAGGGAAAGGAACCGCCTCACAGATCAATAAGCGGTATGCATATGACTCCATCAATGAGGTGAGTCTTCTGATGGGCTATTCAGAAGTAGAGTTTTTAATGGCTGAGGCTGCTGCTAGAAAATGGATCAATGGCGATCCGGGGGCTTATTATAGGAAAGGAATTGAAGCGGCAATGAATTTTTCTATGTATGAAACCACAAGTATTAGCGGTATCTCTTATACGCAGCAGGACATTGCCCGGTACCTGGCTCAGCCTTCCCTCCTGCTCCAGCCGGGTAAGGAAATTGAGCAGATTATTACCCAAAAATATATCAGTATGTTTATGCAATGCGGATGGTGGCCGTTTTATGAGCAGCGCCGCACCGGTTTTCCGGATTTTGACGTGGCCGGCGGCGGTGTAACCAATATGGTGAATGGAAAACCTGCGGTGGCGCTTCGTTGGAATTATCCCACCGACGAATACACGAATAATGATGAGAATCTGGAGCTGGCCGTCAGGCGCCAGTATACCAATGGAGATGTTATCAATGGGAAAATGTGGTTGCTCAAATAG
- a CDS encoding TetR/AcrR family transcriptional regulator, with protein sequence MGRKSLREPRQKEIIIAFYELAKKEGLENASIAKTAQLINIQPSLIMHYFKTKEYLLYGLVEYILDKYLLIFDVKGKNTISSLEELIKVIERLFSNKWNLLFDDSVSYSCYALTFRDKTIQGRYRIVLKALRSRLSALISRCIANGEIEVKNAETTADLIFVLVDGAYYYLSLIRDKKEYGENLKRYKDHAISLLDISV encoded by the coding sequence ATGGGAAGAAAAAGTCTAAGAGAACCGCGGCAAAAAGAGATTATTATTGCTTTTTATGAACTTGCCAAAAAAGAAGGACTGGAGAATGCCTCAATTGCCAAAACCGCCCAGTTAATTAATATTCAGCCAAGTCTGATCATGCATTACTTTAAAACCAAGGAGTATTTACTCTATGGTTTGGTGGAATATATATTAGATAAATATCTTCTGATCTTTGATGTCAAAGGTAAAAATACGATCAGCTCACTGGAAGAGCTGATCAAAGTGATTGAAAGGCTTTTCTCTAACAAATGGAATCTTTTATTTGACGACAGTGTTTCCTACAGTTGTTACGCCTTGACGTTTAGGGATAAGACCATCCAGGGAAGATACAGGATCGTTTTAAAGGCCCTGCGAAGCCGGCTATCCGCTTTAATTTCCCGATGTATCGCGAATGGCGAAATCGAAGTAAAGAATGCCGAAACAACTGCAGACCTTATTTTTGTATTAGTTGATGGTGCTTACTATTATTTAAGCCTGATCAGAGACAAAAAAGAATATGGTGAGAATCTTAAAAGATATAAAGATCACGCCATTAGCTTACTTGATATTTCTGTTTGA
- a CDS encoding DUF1800 domain-containing protein — MASEFTKNKHLVSRAGFGMSLTQIKVCEMQNHTDIWKGYVKKRAFKPIRFDSPAINFDYGRISKLNAEQKKQVQRRNRQQNIELNLNFLHEMVHSEDQLREKMAFFWHGHFATRVANPKLSQQLLNVIRENALGNFKDLLFAVSKAPAMLSFLNNQQNRKGHPNENFAREVMELFTMGRGHYTETDIREAARAYTGWSYDRNGTFIKRDKFHDNGSKTFLGKTGNFDGNDVLNIILEQKATARFITAKLYRFFVNEQIDEQVVATLSRQFYDAGYDIPRLLEGIFMSSWFYDKQNIGTKIKSPIELMAGIMRMLPMKMNDPENLIVYQRLLGQMLLYPPNVSGWPSGNAWIDSSTLLLRMQIPQIWSGLRPLDLSPGSDDDIDMGLKRQKSLARNFKNPHMSIFWPQVEAAFSGRDAAGILLLNDGSINRNLIKKYADGDFSRRIIDIMSTPEYQLC, encoded by the coding sequence ATGGCTTCTGAGTTTACAAAAAATAAGCACCTGGTAAGCCGGGCGGGATTTGGAATGAGTTTAACCCAGATTAAAGTCTGTGAAATGCAAAATCACACAGATATCTGGAAAGGATATGTGAAGAAAAGAGCATTTAAACCCATCCGTTTTGATTCCCCGGCGATCAATTTTGATTACGGCAGGATATCAAAATTGAACGCCGAACAGAAAAAGCAGGTACAACGGCGTAACAGGCAACAAAACATAGAACTCAACCTTAATTTCCTGCATGAAATGGTCCATTCCGAAGACCAGTTGAGAGAGAAGATGGCCTTTTTCTGGCATGGGCATTTTGCCACGAGAGTAGCCAATCCTAAATTAAGCCAGCAACTTCTAAATGTGATCAGGGAAAATGCGCTTGGCAATTTTAAAGATCTTCTATTTGCCGTTTCCAAGGCGCCGGCTATGCTTAGCTTCCTCAATAATCAGCAAAATAGGAAAGGGCATCCCAATGAAAATTTTGCCAGAGAGGTAATGGAACTTTTTACAATGGGCAGGGGGCATTATACAGAAACGGATATTCGGGAGGCAGCCAGAGCCTATACAGGTTGGTCCTACGATAGAAACGGAACGTTTATTAAAAGAGATAAGTTTCATGACAATGGAAGTAAGACCTTTTTAGGTAAGACCGGAAATTTTGACGGGAATGATGTGTTGAATATCATTTTAGAGCAAAAGGCGACCGCTCGTTTTATTACAGCCAAGTTATACCGTTTTTTTGTAAATGAGCAAATTGATGAACAGGTCGTTGCCACGTTAAGCCGGCAGTTCTACGATGCAGGGTATGATATTCCCAGGCTGTTGGAAGGCATTTTTATGTCCTCCTGGTTCTATGACAAACAAAATATTGGCACTAAAATAAAATCTCCTATAGAACTTATGGCTGGCATCATGCGCATGCTCCCTATGAAAATGAATGATCCTGAAAACCTGATTGTTTATCAAAGGTTACTGGGACAGATGTTATTATATCCGCCAAATGTTTCGGGCTGGCCATCGGGCAACGCCTGGATCGACAGTTCCACGCTTTTACTCAGGATGCAGATCCCCCAGATATGGAGCGGGCTCCGTCCTCTGGATCTGAGCCCTGGCAGTGATGACGATATAGATATGGGCCTTAAAAGACAGAAAAGCCTCGCCAGGAATTTCAAAAACCCGCATATGTCTATTTTCTGGCCGCAGGTAGAAGCGGCCTTTTCAGGAAGGGACGCGGCCGGGATCCTGCTGTTAAACGACGGCAGTATTAATCGGAACCTGATAAAAAAATACGCAGATGGGGATTTCAGCCGGCGTATTATTGATATCATGAGTACGCCGGAATACCAGCTTTGTTAA
- a CDS encoding SusC/RagA family TonB-linked outer membrane protein, whose amino-acid sequence MRKFIFTIVFSLVFCTLALAQNIEIKGTIRSAADSSVLQGASVVVKGKTGGSITNTTGFFTIHCPADAVLVFSYIGYIAKEVPVNSQTNLHILLNPASQNQLGDVVVTTALGIKKEQKALGYSVQEVKGAALEKVKTSTAVGALVGKVAGLNIKNTTDLFRNPGISLRGESPLVVIDGIPDPNADPYKVNADDIESVTVLKGTAAGALYGAIGIHGAILYTTKKGKRGKLNVEINSSTLFQAGYTRIPKVQTIYGGGDQGKYAYIDGSGGGLEGGGWIWGPKLDQKDPSTESGFVELPQYNSPYDPSQNYTVRYADGSTYTGHYKPLPWVSRGSNNIKNFFRPGILSTNSISASVGSDKGSFRVSAAHNYQRGLVPNTAVNNSTFSIGGNYALTSKLNIDGKLTYNREYSENYPTVGYSPQNILYNLILWIGPDVDIRDLRNYWAKDQEGIQQRNYNLSWYNNPYFQAYEYLNGYVKDNTFGQATMTYQFNKDFSLVFRNGFNAYGENTEIRVPKSYIGYGDKSLGNYSNAKTNYFDITSDLILTYKHTFSDYLKINLTAGASNSYRNSKYLYAATDGLTVPDLYTLSNSINPVSGLSSLQERRTASLYGTADIEALKFLYFSFTGRRDQTSTLPVSNNAYFYPSVGVSAVLSDALQLPEFISFWKLRASWAQVNTGIIDNNDAYSHILTYSNGIKWNSVPSLYWPTSVINPVLIPQTTKSGEYGMTLGLFKNRINIDATFFRNVNSNNYVRGPQSQASGYTSVLQNADVYLKKGWEFIVSGVPFKNADFKWETTLNFSNIHEWLQQATLSDDGYIGTYLKEGARTDKLYISDYLTPDGRAIYGSDGYPANTGATLTGGVYGYTLGYSDPDWIYGFQNSFTYRNFQFSFSFDGRLGGLIYSSTNQKMWWGGTAPGTVTKYRDDAIAGNNTYVGPGVIITEGSVTYDDHGNILEDTRKYAPNTTPVNYISFMQSTSGGMSNNYFYYSGSYLKLREIALTYTLPEKWVKGICKQASLSLIGNNLFLLSKIPNVDPDAEADNLQSPSIRSMGINLNVKF is encoded by the coding sequence ATGCGAAAGTTCATATTTACAATTGTCTTTTCCCTTGTTTTTTGCACCCTGGCCCTGGCACAAAATATAGAGATTAAAGGCACGATCAGGTCTGCCGCAGATAGCAGTGTGCTGCAAGGCGCCTCCGTTGTTGTCAAAGGAAAAACAGGAGGCTCGATCACCAATACCACGGGCTTCTTTACCATACACTGCCCTGCTGACGCTGTGCTGGTGTTTAGCTATATAGGCTATATAGCTAAAGAAGTGCCCGTAAACAGTCAGACAAACCTACATATCCTTTTAAACCCTGCGTCACAAAACCAGTTAGGGGATGTCGTGGTTACAACTGCCTTGGGTATTAAAAAGGAACAAAAAGCCCTGGGCTATTCCGTTCAGGAGGTCAAGGGAGCTGCCCTTGAAAAAGTTAAAACCTCAACTGCTGTGGGGGCCCTTGTCGGCAAGGTTGCAGGCCTGAATATCAAGAACACCACTGATCTGTTTCGTAATCCCGGCATTTCCCTGAGAGGAGAATCTCCGCTGGTGGTCATTGACGGCATTCCGGATCCCAATGCAGACCCTTATAAAGTTAATGCTGACGACATAGAAAGTGTTACTGTGTTAAAAGGAACAGCCGCCGGCGCCCTTTACGGGGCTATTGGTATCCATGGCGCTATTTTATATACAACCAAAAAGGGAAAGCGGGGCAAACTAAATGTAGAGATCAATTCTTCTACCCTCTTCCAGGCTGGCTATACCAGAATACCAAAGGTGCAGACCATCTATGGTGGTGGTGATCAAGGTAAATATGCCTATATCGATGGCAGTGGCGGCGGACTGGAAGGTGGCGGCTGGATCTGGGGGCCTAAATTAGACCAGAAAGACCCCTCTACAGAAAGTGGTTTTGTAGAATTGCCACAGTATAACAGCCCTTATGACCCCAGCCAGAACTATACCGTTCGGTATGCAGATGGTTCGACCTACACGGGGCATTACAAGCCCCTGCCCTGGGTATCCAGGGGAAGCAATAATATTAAAAACTTTTTCCGGCCTGGTATTTTATCCACCAATAGCATTTCTGCGTCGGTAGGCAGTGACAAGGGGTCATTCAGGGTATCCGCTGCGCATAACTATCAAAGGGGATTAGTGCCGAATACTGCTGTCAATAATTCCACTTTTTCAATAGGAGGTAATTACGCACTGACATCCAAATTAAATATCGATGGCAAATTGACCTATAATAGGGAATACTCGGAAAATTACCCCACAGTAGGCTATAGTCCACAAAATATACTCTACAATCTGATCTTGTGGATCGGCCCCGATGTAGATATCCGGGATTTACGTAATTACTGGGCGAAAGATCAGGAAGGTATCCAGCAAAGAAACTACAATCTATCTTGGTATAACAATCCTTATTTTCAAGCTTATGAATATCTGAATGGCTACGTTAAAGATAATACTTTTGGACAGGCGACCATGACTTATCAGTTCAATAAGGATTTTTCCCTGGTATTTAGAAACGGGTTTAATGCATACGGAGAAAATACGGAGATCAGGGTGCCAAAAAGCTATATAGGATATGGCGATAAATCCCTGGGCAATTATTCAAATGCCAAAACCAACTATTTTGATATCACCTCTGATTTAATACTGACCTATAAGCATACCTTCAGTGATTATCTAAAGATCAACCTGACAGCAGGTGCTTCTAATTCCTATAGAAACAGCAAATATCTGTATGCTGCCACGGACGGCCTCACAGTGCCCGACCTATACACACTGAGTAACTCAATCAATCCCGTTAGCGGCTTAAGCTCCCTGCAGGAACGCAGAACCGCCAGTTTGTATGGAACGGCTGATATTGAAGCCCTGAAATTCCTGTATTTTTCATTTACCGGCAGAAGAGATCAGACCTCTACCCTACCTGTTTCAAACAATGCCTATTTTTATCCATCAGTAGGTGTTTCGGCCGTGTTGTCGGACGCCTTGCAGCTACCTGAATTCATCTCGTTTTGGAAACTGAGAGCTTCCTGGGCACAGGTCAATACAGGTATTATTGATAACAATGATGCGTATTCCCACATCCTGACCTATAGTAATGGCATCAAGTGGAATAGCGTTCCTTCACTTTACTGGCCCACCTCGGTCATCAACCCGGTTTTGATCCCTCAGACAACAAAATCAGGGGAATATGGAATGACATTGGGATTGTTTAAAAACAGGATCAATATAGATGCCACTTTCTTTAGAAATGTCAACTCCAATAATTATGTCCGGGGACCGCAGTCTCAGGCCAGTGGCTACACCAGCGTCTTACAGAATGCGGATGTCTATCTTAAAAAAGGCTGGGAATTTATCGTAAGCGGTGTGCCGTTCAAAAATGCAGATTTCAAATGGGAGACCACACTTAACTTTAGCAATATCCATGAATGGCTGCAGCAGGCGACGCTTTCCGATGACGGATATATCGGCACCTATTTAAAAGAAGGCGCCAGAACCGATAAGCTCTATATCAGCGATTATCTGACCCCGGACGGCAGAGCCATATACGGCAGCGACGGATATCCCGCCAACACCGGAGCTACGCTTACCGGAGGTGTATATGGTTATACACTGGGTTACAGTGACCCAGATTGGATCTATGGATTTCAAAACAGTTTCACCTACCGGAATTTTCAGTTTAGCTTTTCCTTTGACGGCCGCCTCGGAGGTTTGATCTACTCCTCCACCAATCAGAAGATGTGGTGGGGCGGCACAGCTCCCGGTACCGTTACCAAATACCGTGATGATGCAATTGCCGGTAATAATACCTATGTCGGCCCGGGCGTGATAATTACTGAGGGCAGTGTTACCTATGATGACCATGGAAACATTCTGGAAGATACCAGAAAGTATGCTCCTAACACGACACCGGTAAACTATATCAGCTTTATGCAATCCACTTCAGGTGGCATGTCCAACAATTATTTCTATTACAGTGGTTCTTACTTAAAACTCCGAGAAATAGCACTGACCTATACCCTTCCTGAAAAGTGGGTAAAAGGTATTTGTAAACAGGCATCCCTTTCGCTAATCGGCAATAATCTGTTCTTGCTCTCAAAGATTCCCAATGTCGATCCGGATGCCGAAGCAGATAATTTACAATCCCCTTCTATCCGGAGTATGGGCATCAACCTCAATGTTAAGTTCTAA
- a CDS encoding CBU_0592 family membrane protein — translation MNLIKLSGWLGVMFYLVAYLLLVIKKLRSERPLYHILNILGAIGLLINAWLLDDYPNLAVNIVWAFIAVYAIIMIVKRSNRNIK, via the coding sequence ATGAATCTTATCAAACTATCCGGGTGGCTGGGCGTTATGTTCTACTTGGTAGCCTATTTATTACTAGTCATCAAAAAATTAAGATCAGAGCGCCCCTTATATCATATACTTAATATACTAGGGGCCATCGGGCTGTTGATAAATGCATGGCTGCTTGACGACTATCCCAATCTGGCGGTGAATATTGTCTGGGCATTCATAGCGGTCTATGCGATTATAATGATTGTTAAAAGGTCAAACAGAAATATCAAGTAA
- a CDS encoding DUF1501 domain-containing protein — protein sequence MLIKRREFLQLTSLASASFMVPKFLKAMNLPGAMEMKGKVLVILQLSGGNDGLNTIIPTRNDIYFRERQTIAVNNALPLNDDAGINPALRFFKQLYDNGEMAVLNNVGYPRPDKSHFRSMDIWQSASKSNEFLETGWIGRYLDEACYNCGHPTQALEINDMLSLALKGEHNKAFAFKDPAKMYRTSQETYFKSLYDHHDHHDETVAYLYQTLGSTIGNAGYIFEKSKAKKTDTIYPNSALGKDFKTIASLIKSDINTSVYYVEIGSFDTHVNQKQRQENLFKTMNKAVEAFVTDLKQNGLFKDVMIMTFSEFGRRVAQNASGGTDHGTANQMFFISGGLKKTGILNALPDLQKLDQGDLIFIEDFRKVYATVLKNWLKADATKVLGWKNGMYDFI from the coding sequence ATGCTTATTAAAAGACGTGAATTCCTCCAGCTAACCTCTCTGGCCAGCGCCTCATTTATGGTGCCGAAATTCCTGAAAGCCATGAATCTGCCGGGAGCAATGGAAATGAAAGGCAAAGTATTGGTTATTCTTCAGCTCAGTGGCGGTAACGACGGACTGAATACGATTATTCCCACCAGAAATGATATCTATTTCCGGGAAAGGCAGACGATCGCCGTGAATAACGCATTACCTCTTAACGATGACGCGGGTATCAACCCTGCTTTGCGCTTTTTCAAGCAGCTGTATGACAATGGAGAGATGGCGGTATTAAACAATGTTGGCTATCCCAGGCCCGATAAATCCCATTTTCGAAGTATGGACATTTGGCAGAGTGCGAGTAAAAGCAATGAATTTCTGGAAACCGGTTGGATAGGGCGGTACCTGGATGAAGCTTGCTATAACTGTGGTCATCCGACACAGGCATTAGAAATCAACGATATGCTTAGTCTGGCCCTAAAAGGTGAACACAATAAGGCTTTTGCCTTTAAAGATCCCGCCAAAATGTATCGCACCAGTCAGGAGACTTATTTTAAGTCACTATATGACCATCACGACCATCATGATGAAACAGTGGCGTATTTGTATCAGACTTTAGGATCAACTATTGGCAATGCGGGCTATATCTTCGAAAAAAGCAAAGCTAAAAAAACAGACACGATTTATCCGAATTCTGCATTGGGGAAAGATTTTAAGACGATCGCCTCTCTTATCAAATCTGATATTAATACAAGTGTGTATTATGTAGAAATTGGTAGCTTCGACACTCATGTTAATCAAAAGCAAAGGCAGGAAAACCTGTTCAAGACCATGAATAAAGCAGTAGAAGCCTTTGTAACGGACCTTAAACAAAATGGACTTTTTAAGGATGTAATGATCATGACTTTTTCAGAATTTGGAAGGAGAGTTGCTCAAAATGCCAGTGGTGGAACCGATCATGGCACTGCCAATCAGATGTTCTTTATCTCAGGGGGATTGAAGAAAACAGGTATCCTGAATGCCTTACCCGATCTGCAAAAACTTGATCAGGGAGATCTCATATTCATAGAGGATTTTCGCAAGGTTTATGCAACTGTTTTAAAAAACTGGCTTAAAGCAGACGCAACAAAAGTTCTGGGGTGGAAAAACGGTATGTATGATTTTATATAG
- a CDS encoding phosphocholine-specific phospholipase C, with protein sequence MKIAKTDTTNNMTTKTTTRREFLKNAAILSGAAGLSSVLPFSIKRAMAINAEKGTTFLDAEHVVFLMQENRSFDHIFGTMKGVRGFNDPRAKTLPSGDKVWIQRDKDGKAYPPFHIDIQKTKVTWEGGLPHGWPDQSAARNRGKYDQWIPNKTAMTMGHYQREDVPFYYAMADAFTICDHNFCSSLTGTTPNRLFFWTGNIRPDLKSDSVAAVLNSFAESRDNAYVDWSTFPELLEDNDISWKIYQNELWTANLQPSSTDYWLGNYGDNAIEYVTRHNVKLSAYFRKNGDKSVKPDLSPEQVQEKYAKLSAKQKNLVDKAFTTNIDDTGDYLRLAPFTFTDDKGKKWTIEVPKNDIFHQFRQDVQSGQLPTVSWLVAPQSFSDHTSSPLYGTWYVSQVLDILTQNPEVWKKTIFILNYDENDGYFDHLSPFVVPKPGDPHAGKVSESIDTLADYHQKDDAPIGLGYRVPMIICSPWSKGGYVNSQVTDHTSTLMFLENFLSKKTGKQIRSPHISSWRRAICSDLFSAFRPYNGEQVPLPDFLNKDASIIRIQNAKNKPRQLLPDPLTDEDRKLINGSPSFDGKVAGLIPHQESGIKNACALPMQLFAHCIVDKDTGILELSFASSSLPGIDKNSIKGAPFNMYTTGKYKGEAGKVWNYAVSADRTLYDQLLLRDFADGAYALKVDGPNGFFREFTGSRQDPQINIQCQYEKNGKKISGNIALEVENKERQPIEIELLDNAYKTAHHSLVIGPGQRKTVIIALQKQHHWYDFTLRVNNKDQYARRFAGHVETGKPSMTDPYMGGIV encoded by the coding sequence ATGAAAATTGCCAAAACAGACACAACGAACAATATGACGACAAAAACCACCACAAGAAGAGAATTTTTAAAAAATGCGGCGATCCTGTCCGGAGCGGCGGGGCTGTCCAGCGTCCTGCCTTTTTCCATCAAGAGAGCTATGGCGATCAATGCGGAGAAGGGAACCACGTTTTTGGACGCTGAACATGTTGTGTTCCTTATGCAGGAAAACAGGTCCTTTGATCACATATTTGGTACTATGAAAGGCGTAAGGGGTTTTAATGACCCCAGAGCCAAAACTTTACCTTCGGGGGATAAAGTCTGGATTCAGCGTGATAAAGACGGCAAGGCCTACCCACCCTTTCACATCGATATCCAGAAAACGAAAGTCACCTGGGAGGGAGGCCTCCCGCACGGCTGGCCAGACCAATCTGCGGCCAGAAATCGCGGCAAATACGACCAGTGGATTCCAAATAAAACAGCCATGACAATGGGGCATTACCAAAGAGAAGACGTGCCTTTTTATTACGCTATGGCGGATGCCTTTACTATTTGCGATCACAACTTCTGCTCTTCTCTGACAGGCACAACTCCTAACAGGCTCTTCTTCTGGACGGGTAATATCCGCCCTGATCTAAAGAGTGATTCCGTGGCTGCAGTACTGAATTCCTTTGCAGAATCCAGAGACAATGCCTATGTTGACTGGAGTACCTTTCCCGAACTTCTGGAAGACAATGATATTTCCTGGAAGATCTATCAAAATGAGCTCTGGACCGCTAATCTACAACCCTCCAGCACGGACTACTGGTTAGGGAACTATGGCGATAACGCCATCGAATACGTTACCCGGCACAATGTCAAGCTCTCCGCATATTTCAGAAAAAACGGCGATAAGAGTGTGAAGCCAGATCTAAGCCCTGAACAGGTACAGGAAAAATACGCCAAGCTATCTGCTAAGCAGAAAAATCTGGTAGATAAAGCCTTTACCACGAATATCGACGATACGGGGGATTATCTTCGACTGGCTCCGTTTACTTTTACCGATGACAAGGGCAAAAAGTGGACGATCGAGGTACCTAAAAACGATATCTTTCACCAATTTAGGCAAGACGTCCAAAGCGGCCAGCTGCCAACGGTTTCCTGGCTGGTTGCGCCACAGAGCTTTTCAGACCATACCAGTTCTCCACTTTATGGTACCTGGTATGTATCACAGGTGCTGGATATTCTTACCCAGAACCCTGAAGTCTGGAAAAAAACAATTTTTATATTAAATTATGACGAGAATGACGGTTATTTTGATCATCTGTCTCCTTTTGTCGTACCTAAACCGGGCGATCCCCATGCCGGAAAAGTATCTGAATCGATAGATACGCTTGCTGATTATCATCAAAAAGACGATGCACCTATCGGGCTCGGCTACCGGGTACCCATGATCATCTGCTCCCCCTGGAGTAAAGGAGGCTACGTCAATTCACAGGTCACTGACCACACATCCACTTTAATGTTTCTGGAAAATTTTCTGAGTAAGAAAACTGGAAAACAGATCAGGTCCCCTCATATCAGTAGCTGGCGACGGGCCATTTGTAGTGACTTATTCTCTGCATTCAGGCCCTATAACGGAGAACAGGTCCCCCTACCAGATTTTCTAAACAAAGATGCGTCCATTATCCGCATACAAAATGCTAAGAACAAGCCTCGCCAGTTACTACCCGATCCACTGACTGATGAAGACAGGAAGTTGATCAATGGCAGCCCATCATTTGACGGGAAAGTAGCCGGTTTAATACCACACCAGGAATCCGGTATCAAAAATGCGTGCGCGCTGCCAATGCAGTTATTTGCGCATTGTATCGTAGATAAGGATACAGGTATCCTTGAATTGAGTTTTGCCAGCAGCTCTCTTCCCGGAATAGATAAAAACAGCATTAAAGGTGCCCCGTTTAACATGTATACGACAGGAAAATACAAAGGTGAAGCAGGCAAAGTATGGAATTATGCCGTTTCGGCCGACAGGACACTTTATGATCAGCTTCTGTTAAGAGATTTTGCCGACGGAGCATACGCGTTAAAAGTGGATGGGCCAAACGGGTTTTTCAGGGAATTTACCGGTAGTCGCCAGGATCCCCAAATCAATATCCAGTGCCAGTATGAAAAGAACGGAAAGAAAATAAGCGGTAATATCGCCTTGGAAGTCGAAAATAAAGAGAGACAACCGATTGAAATAGAACTTTTGGATAACGCCTATAAAACAGCGCATCACAGCCTCGTTATTGGACCAGGCCAACGGAAAACTGTCATTATCGCCTTGCAGAAGCAGCATCATTGGTATGATTTTACCCTTCGGGTAAACAACAAGGATCAATACGCCAGACGCTTTGCAGGACATGTTGAAACAGGGAAGCCGTCTATGACGGATCCCTATATGGGCGGGATCGTATAA